The Phyllostomus discolor isolate MPI-MPIP mPhyDis1 chromosome 9, mPhyDis1.pri.v3, whole genome shotgun sequence nucleotide sequence TTAAATGCAgaataaatagcattttattaCGAAGAGTTAGTTCCGAAATGGctggttttgctttctgttcAAAACGCAGAATGGGCTGGGCAGAATTCAGACCCGCaactctggggccctgggtttgGTCCCCGGCCCTCTGCTAAGGAACAGGGTGACCTCTGCCCAGCCATTCCGCCTCCCCAGCCTTCAATTTCTCCAACACAAAGTGAACAGTTTGGACGAGGTGAATTCCAAAAGGAACCATCCGCAGCTGAAATTCTGTCGCCAATTCTGTGTGCACCGTGTCCCATTCCCAACTGAATGGTGGAATTTAAACGCCTTCCCCCAGCCAATTTGAAACTGCTACTGAAAAGAAAGGTCTCAATGCTTTTCTTTGTgtgattaaaaaagagagacagaaagaaaggtgTTGCGTATCTCTTCTCTGGAATACAAAGGCACCAaaggaatttttcatttcaactttCTCGGAATTTAGCCGAGGGTGAGTCTAGGCAGAGCATCACCTAGAAATTACAGTTTGCAAAGCAAGTAATGAAAAACTAGTTGAAGACAAGTTCTGACCGGGCACATCAATGCAGCATTTTCTCTGGGAGGTCTAAAATGGTCAGTGACCGGCTGTCACAGTTCCCACGTACGTGAATAAAAGTTGCCGTGCAGAAGGCCAAACCACCGGAAACACAGACTTGTGTATGCGGTGGAGACAGCCACCGAGTCGAAGGAGCTGGGGAACTGAAGGTCACACGTTAGCCCGTTGCTTAAATATACTCACATTATCTTATACACTTTCTTCCATTGATTTTTCCCATCTTTCTATAATCAGCTATTATAGTATCTTCAGACTTCTGATATTAATAAAACTATAGTGATTGTTGATTTACAGTGCACACAGTAAGAGCTCTCTGTGGCTCCAGCGTTGACCGGCATGAGTATTTAAGGCAAATATCATGGGAACGACGTTTGACAGACGTCAGTCACACGAAATAGAAAGGGGCTCCTCCCCGGCAGCTCTCTGCACCAAGAGAAGCCCTCGCCGTGACCTCGTTGCTGGCAGGGGATTGCAAGGTACTGTTTCCGGGACGTTTAAATGCAGACCATCATCCCATTGGATCCACTCTGTAGTAAGTCTGATGGCGACGAGACTCGCCCAGGGTCATGTACAGATAAGCAAAGATACTAGGATTAAAATCAGCTCACTGTCCAGACTCGACTATATTATGATGCCTTGAAGTCTTTGAACTTCCTAAGAATCATTCTGGGGTCTGGAAATAAGGATAAGGTCCACAAAAGGCTtcctactgttattttttttaagtagagatCTCACAGAGACCAGtcctggccagtgcggctcagttggttggaggatcCTCCTGTAGACTGAGGTCACAGGTCCAACtgccagtcagagcacatacccggcttgagggttcgatccctggtcatggcacgtaaaagaaggcaaccaatcgatgtttgtctttcacatcaatgtctctccctcattctctctctctctttctctctctctcaaagcaatgagaaaaatgtcctcaggtgaggataaaaatattttaaaaagaaggatcACATATCCACATGCCATGACTCATTCATTACTCGACTCAGATAACTAATTCTGTGAGTCCTGGGGAGTCTTAAAATGACATTTCACTGCATAGCAGTGTGAGAGCTTGGTCAACTCGGTGCCCGGATATCCGCCAAATAAGCTGGCATGTAGCCATAACAGTGATTATGTTGCACAACTTCCCAGGAAGTAACAAGGCCCTTGGCTTTATTTATACGGAGGAAATTGAATCATGACAATGGGAGAGCAAGATCAGAACCTGATGCTCCCAGTAATCACCTCGGTGGCTCTTGCCTACCATCATTTCCTATCATCTTGTTAGCATGCTAGGAAGGAGAAAGGCATTATGGCAATGAAACAGAGGGGCGATGGAGATGCTTTTACAAAAGAGAATTTCATTGTCATCATGCCTGAATAATTCTGTGGACTTTGCTAAAAACCATTCTGTGATTGGTTTAACGTAGATccttgggactttttttttcattgttaacaTTTGCATATTTGGTGGGTGGGTAGTGTTCGGGCTCCCACCCCCAGATTCATAGGTTAGTCATTAAGGAACGGGCACCATCTATAATGTCCCAGGGAAGCGTACATCCCTGGGTCCTGTTTCACTGCTGAGCCGGCAACTGTCAACCAAACAACCATCTCCATGGCAACATGGATGATATGCCCACTTCCACCTCTTTtcccatcatctttttttttgtatctgtccATATCATCATAATGGAGACCTCAGCATAGACAAAGACAggcacttgaaaaaataaaaccatgcccagagagagagaaaaaaagcttttGTCCTTTATAATCAGTTAAAAAATAGCACTAAAATGGAGCATAAGTGAATTCTCTTCAACTCAAAACTTGAAGACTACCCTCCTAACTCAGGAAACAACCCATTAAGACAAAGTGCTGAGTACTTCTGGGAGCTAGTTTTTCTAAGACCCTTGAACCATATTTCAGTTGCTGGAGTGGTGCTATGATGTCAAGCCATTCTGTGCTGAGCACAGGTATTCAGAATTCTAGGGCATGCCTCACATCAAAGTAAGAGCCACCACCAGGGCTGGTGTCGACCGATGCTTCCATCATCCGCCCCCACATACCCATACACACATTTCCAAGAACTTCAAGCCAGATAAGAGTTTGCTAAGTTTTCAATCTGATAACTGGCATTGCCATTGCCACACCACGCTTCTCTCAACGGAGAGAAGTAATTCACTTAACAAACCTGCAAATTTGTGCCAACAGCAATATGAAGCtttagtttgaaaaataattaaaatgaaacgGCATGTCCTTCGTGATGGAGGGTGACAGGCATTTACTTAGGACGGTGGCAAGCTAAATTTCCAAGCGAACATCATCCAGGCTTGTGAACGCTCTCCCCAAGGCCAACTTTTCCTCAACCACAATGTCATTTTAGACCCCAGTGTgagtttctccttctcctcccgcTTTCCTCAGCTCCACAGAGCCAGCcaggggggaaaagggaaaaagagtggGTGTGAGAGCAATAAGAAAATGTAAGGTTCTCACAGCCCTTGTGCTTTTGGGTAAGGAATACCCAAGCACCACCAAGGGTGATGACAGGCCAGACACGCTCAGTATCTGGGGCCAGATGTGCTCTGGAACTATGGCAGTCAGGGCTGGCTTACCCCGGGAACAATCTGGCTCCAGTTCCCCAGCTaactctcttctcctccctttgACCTGCAACGGTTACCTAATAACAGAgcctttttaagaaaagatttcagttagttatttatgtttagagaggggaagggagggagaaagaaagggagagacacaccaatgtgtggttgcctctccagagcccccccctcccccggggacccggcccacaaacccaggcttgtgccctgacccggaatggAACCAGTggccccttggttcacaggctggcactcaatccactgagccacaccagccagggcaatagagCCATTTTAGTACAAAAAAATATGGATGAGCCAAAAGAGGCTGGAAATCTGGAAGTTTCATTTCACCTTCCCAGCCCACCAGCTGGTGGCCAGACTGGACAATGGCCACTAGCTCCAAGGTCCCTAAAGTTCTTTCAAGTATCAAGTCTAGGTTCGGCTTCTTTAACATCTTGTAAGTGTCCTCTCTTGAggctgttgttgttttcttttgactTCACACCGCCCCCTCCTTGCTCTGTGCCCCCCGCCCGAGTTCCCATGTCCCTCGGAGATGGAGAATGCTCTCATCCCTGAGGCTGCCGGACTCTTCCAGCAACAGTGAAAACTACTGCCGCGATCAGGAGCTCCCCAGTCCTCTGATGGAAGCGTGCACAGCCCATACCCGCTGAGGGGGTGACAGTTCCAGCCTCCCGCTCTCCCATGAGTCCGTGGGGACATCACACAGAGAAGCTGTGTGGCTGGCAGGGTCACAGGTGCGGCTGACACACGCGGACTAGCAAGTATCTTTCCAACACACCTCCCCCACTCTTAAGTAGACGACTAAGGAAACAGAcccaaacaccaccaccaccaccaatacCACCCTTAAATCTCCTCAGGGATGAGCAGCACCCCAGGAAATGTCGGGGTTGCTGTAGTTGGCTTTATGGGGAGGTTTCTGAGTACACGAAGCGCTTTGCATTTGCCAGAGGTTATCTTTGGCGTGGGCGGAGAGCCCCGGGGTGAGGCTGGGAGAGCGCGAGGCTTCAGAACCACTACCTGCCTTCCAGTTACGCGCTGGGGGTCCTGGGGCCGGGAAGAGCGAGCCGTCAGCCTGTGCCTGGGGGGCAGGACTTGtgggcagaggaaaagggagaggagccAGGGGAGCGGGTGAGGTCGAGtgtggagagaggtggggaggaggggggctgtGGGAACAGAGAGGCCGGGATCAGCGTGGAGAGCAGGCGCGATCCCCGGAGTACCGCGCCTGCTGGATGGAAAGATGGAGGGTTGGGCAGCagaagggcaggaaaaaaaaaaaaaaaaaaaaaaccgctgCAGAGACAGAAGAGGGACTGAGAACATTCAGAAGAGCCACAGCGGCGGGATGCGGGCACTGCTCCCTGAACACATTTGAAACCCAGAGCGGGCGTGCGCGCCACGGGTCCCCCACCTGTGGCTTGGCCAGACGCAAAGGCGCAGCCTGGGTTCACGCGGGACGGAGTCGAGGCCCTGGGTTGGACCAGGGCTCCGAGACGCGCTCGAAGACCCAGCTTCCCTAAATTGTTCAGGGAGAGAACAGCGCAGGACAAAAGGAGGGCTTGGGTACGTGCGGAGGGAAGGCAATCTCTCTCTCCTAGAGTTGGGAGTTTTTGGAGAGCTGCGCTCTGGGTCGGTTACCCTGGGGAAGAGGGAAGACCTGGGGACCAGGACcgtcctgctgctgctgagagACGGACGGCTTCCCAGgatggggaagggtggggtggagTTAGGGAGAAAGGGGTTGGTGTTTGGGTAGAAAGATCGGAGCAAACCCAGTCCCCAAAGCCGGGCCCCACAAACGCTGAGAGATGGAGAGGCGgcccccagctctggctggtcCCGCGGAGGACTAGTGCGCGCTGGACACTCACCCACCGCCCAGTGGTTGCCTCGCGGGTACATCTTGGCCAGCACAGTCTCTCCGGCAGCCGGCACCGGGGCGGCCGATCCCCGGGGTGCCTGGCACACGACCAGCACCAGCAGGACGAGCGGCAGCTCGCGCATGGTCCGGGCGGGAAGTCCTGGGAGCGCGCCGCGAGCTGAGTGGAGAGTGCGCTCTCCCCGCGGAGGAGCGACCGCAGGACCGGGACCCGCAGGAGCTCCGCCGCCGCCGGCCGCGCCACTGCTGCAGCCTCCGCCAGGCCCCGACTTTATACGCGAGCCGGGCGGGGGGGCCCCGGGGCTCCTCCACCGTGGACCCGAGCGCTCTGACGTATCCCTACAGCGAGCCGGAGCGCCTGGACAACCGTCCCCGAAACCCATCCATCTTCCCGCCGGGTAATGAAAAGGCTGAGTGGACATTGTCCCTCCGCCTCCCCCGCATTAGattaattcttcccatcctcGACGCCTTCGCTCCAGCACAATTTAGAGAATTCCTCCCTCTCTAGCCTCACCTGGGCTCCTCCCCGTTAGCTGCCTCCCGATCCCTCacgggggagggagggccgggGCCCGATCGCAGCGGTGGGGGCTGCAGAGAGGTGAGCTCGAAAGATGAATTGCTTTGGGTTCAGCTTTGCTGGAGGAGGGTTGGAGCCGGGACTACAGAGACTTCGGACTCTCAGGTGTTTTCCACTCCGTGGACCCCGGCCCTCTTCTCAGTCCCAGCCCACAAACCTCCAGGTGcgtgtgtcccccacccccagtccctctctccaccaccaccagcaccaccaggaGCCAGGTTTTCCAGGTGCCCCTGCCCACTTGTCCGTGGATGGAGACGGAGGCCGGGACAGGAAGGATGGCTGTCCTACACACCTGGCCCCTTTCACCAGCATATTGCATCCATGCAATAGAGGAAACGCTGATGCCAATGCCCCTGGCTGCGTCTGCCAGAAAGTTCCCTGTCCCTCCGCTGCTATTCGCACACGCGTCTCCACAGTTGCCCAACTTCCCTCCGCTCCTTCTGTTCTGGGATGCGAAGGGCGGTCACAAGCCCTGCTCCCTGTGTTCTCAGTGCCATGGATACCAAGGGACGGGCACCATAGCAATGGCACAATAAACAGAAGCTGGTAGGATGCCGCGGCGCCTTGGGCTGCCAGAGCTGGGGGTGGATCTGCGCGCTCCTGCAGGCCTGTCATTCCTCACCAGTTCTGGTGAGCTGTCTCTCTGGCGGGGCCTGGGCACTGCACGTCAGGGCTGGTGTTGATGCCGGTGAGACTGAAATCgcacgcttttttttttttttttttttttcagaatatccGGTGATTTCATGCCTGTGTGCCATTCTTAGATGGTTACACGTGCACCTTGCACGTCTGAATACTCGGGCACCGAAGTGTTTCCATGCTCATGCCTggctaaaatgttaaaaaaaatagtgccGATTTCAAGATCCCTGTGAGTAGCCGAGAAAACAGTAACACAAGcgaaaatcaaaaggaaaaagtcCGCAACCAGCCTCACCTCCATCCTGCTGGGATCTGGCCTCTGCCTCGGGTCCCAGGGCTCGGGAAGCAGGTGCCGCCCTGTCAGGAGACCGTCCGCAGGCCCTGCCTCCCACTCGGCCATGAGCTTGCCTGAGCACAGGGACTTGGCCTTGTCTCTCTGTGTGCCGGCAGACAGCCTGGACCAGAGCGGTGCTTGGTGAGAATTTGACGAGGGAACGGCTGACCCAAGAAACGCTCAGGTCTGAACGTCTCCTAGTGTACAACCCCGGTGTTTAGAGGGGCATTAAACCCGTGCCTCTCCAGATTAAGTTGTAGGAAAACACGTCTTTTCCCCTTAGTTTAATCAACATTATTTTAGAACCTTTAAATCTCTGCCCCATGAGACTGAGGAAAAACCTTTGTCAGTAAGTTAGCAGGTGGGCACATTGCTTTGGAGAACATAATTCTGCTAATCCAGGCAATTCaccgtgtatgtgtgtgtgtgtctacggCAGGCCAGGAGGCACCCCAGTCCCTCCACTGACCTCAGCTCTTGCTCCAagcaccccagcccccaggcttTCTGCACCCAGTCTCGGGATGGCCTTTGACTTGCTTCGGTACCCTGTAAGGACAGCGACTGCGGCAGTATTACACAAGGCTGCGTCCACAATGCCTGGCCCAGTCCTAGGCCCAGAGAAGGGACGCAATAGATGTGAATGGCTGCATCGGCCCCTCCCCTGACCAGACCAGACAGTGAACTGTTACCAGTTAGAGAAAGAAACCAATGCGTGTTTGACTCGGCCAGCATTGGACAAGCCCCAGGAGACCCTGGCTGGGTGTCCTTTCCTCATCGCTTTTGAAATCTTCACTATAGCCCTGCCAGAGATGACCTGCCCACTGGCTTCGTTAGCGGGGAGCTAAATGCCACGGGACAGAATGCTCACAATGCAGCGCCACATTCAAGAAAGAGGGTCGTTTCCCTCCTTCACTGCGGTCCCGGGCAGGTGTTCTTGGTTGGCAGGCAGCTCTGTCCCAGAAATACACGCATACTCAGAGACCTGGGTTCATTCCCTGTTCATTCTTGTGTCTCTACTATTTCCCGGGGCGCTGCTCCTCAAAGGGCTGGGCCTTGAGAAGACAGGGAGCTTGCCCAGAATGTACACCAACACACTGCTTTTTTCATTGAGGACCCCTTCCTTCATTAAGGACCCCTTCCTTCAATAAGAACCCCTTACGATGGAAACAAACCTCAGCGGAACTAAACAATGACCTCAGTGACTTGTGCTCTGACACAAACTCCTTCATCTTACAAGAGCATTCGAGAAGGAGCCGCTGGTACACAGGCCACACTTAGTTAGCACTGCCCCAGTGTGCTGTCCCCAACTGCACGGCATGGCCAAGGTGGCAGCCGCCAGGAAGGGGAAAGTGACACATACCAGCCGAAATGTAGCACTTAATCTCTTCTTCTCATGTTTCAATGGTCAAAAACCCAGCCCCAC carries:
- the LOC114505957 gene encoding LOW QUALITY PROTEIN: gastrin-releasing peptide (The sequence of the model RefSeq protein was modified relative to this genomic sequence to represent the inferred CDS: deleted 1 base in 1 codon) gives rise to the protein MSTQPFHYPAGRWMGFGDGCPGAPARCRDTSERSGPRWRSPGAPPPGSRIKSGPGGGCSSGAAGGGGAPAGPGPAVAPPRGERTLHSARGALPGLPARTMRELPLVLLVLVVCQAPRGSAAPVPAAGETVLAKMYPRGNHWAVGHLMGKKSTAESAAYVDEGGSPRHRLREYILWEEAARNLLSLVEGKGTRSHQSPQGAPLAILQSTWDSEDSSNWRDVSSRPKGSQREGRKPQRNDNDNGSLSQRSKTNPLRDFVPWATIPLDRPQDFLCAKYFTIPVSFNLD